One Caretta caretta isolate rCarCar2 chromosome 24, rCarCar1.hap1, whole genome shotgun sequence genomic region harbors:
- the NHLH1 gene encoding helix-loop-helix protein 1, with protein MMLNSDQTEIDVPPSHSETESVFSDCGGGGGRGAGVEEAGGIGLCAQSRLAEPGEALKKDLQHLSREERRRRRRATAKYRTAHATRERIRVEAFNMAFAELRKLLPTLPPDKKLSKIEILRLAICYISYLNHVLDV; from the coding sequence ATGATGCTCAATTCAGACCAGACGGAAATCGACGTGCCCCCGTCTCACTCAGAGACAGAGTCAGTCTTTAGCGACTGTGGTGGGGGCGGTGGCCGTGGGGCCGGAGTGGAGGAGGCCGGCGGCATCGGCTTGTGTGCCCAGTCCCGGCTAGCTGAGCCGGGCGAGGCTCTGAAAAAGGACCTGCAGCACCTGAGCCGAgaggagcggcggcggcggcggcgtgcCACGGCTAAGTATCGGACAGCCCACGCCACGCGGGAGCGCATCCGCGTCGAGGCTTTCAACATGGCCTTCGCTGAGCTGCGCAAGCTgctgcccaccctgccccctgacaaGAAGCTCTCCAAGATTGAGATCCTCAGGCTGGCCATCTGCTACATTTCCTACCTGAACCACGTGCTGGACGTCTGA